One window from the genome of Choloepus didactylus isolate mChoDid1 chromosome 2, mChoDid1.pri, whole genome shotgun sequence encodes:
- the VANGL2 gene encoding vang-like protein 2, which produces MDTESQYSGYSYKSGHSRSSRKHRDRRDRHRSKSRDGSRGDKSVTIQAPGEPLLDNESTRGDERDDNWGETTTVVTGTSEHSISHDDLTRIAKDMEDSVPLDCSRHLGVAAGATLALLSFLTPLAFLLLPPLLWREELEPCGTACEGLFISVAFKLLILLLGSWALFFRRPKASLPRVFVLRALLMVLVFLLVVSYWLFYGVRILDARERSYQGVVQFAVSLVDALLFVHYLAVVLLELRQLQPQFTLKVVRSTDGASRFYNVGHLSIQRVAVWILEKYYHDFPVYNPALLNLPKSVLAKKVSGFKVYSLGEENSTNNSTGQSRAVIAAAARRRDNSHNEYYYEEAEHERRVRKRRARLVVAVEEAFTHIKRLQEEEQKNPREVMDPREAAQAIFASMARAMQKYLRTTKQQPYHTMESILQHLEFCITHDMTPKAFLERYLVAGPTIQYHKERWLAKQWTLVSEEPVTNGLKDGIVFLLKRQDFSLVVSTKKVPFFKLSEEFVDPKSHKFVMRLQSETSV; this is translated from the exons ATGGACACCGAGTCCCAGTACTCGGGCTATTCCTACAAGTCAGGCCACTCCCGCAGCTCCCGCAAGCACAG GGACCGCCGGGACCGACACCGCTCTAAGAGCCGAGATGGGAGCCGTGGAGACAAGTCGGTGACAATCCAAGCTCCCGGGGAGCCCCTGCTGGACAATGAGTCCACGCGAGGGGATGAGCGG GATGACAACTGGGGGGAAACGACCACGGTAGTCACGGGCACGTCAGAGCACAGCATCTCCCATGATGACCTCACGCGCATCGCCAAGGACATGGAGGACAGTGTCCCGCTGGACTGCTCCCGACACCTTGGTGTGGCGGCAGGGGCCACTCTGGCCCTGCTCTCCTTCCTCACACCACTGGCTTTCCTGCTGCTGCCCCCGCTGCTGTGGCGGGAGGAGCTGGAGCCGTGCGGGACGGCCTGTGAGGGCCTCTTCATCTCCGTGGCCTTCAAGCTGCTCATCTTGCTGCTGGGCAGCTGGGCTTTGTTCTTCCGCCGACCCAAGGCCTCGCTGCCCCGCGTCTTTGTGCTGCGCGCCCTGCTCATGGTGCTCGTCTTCCTGCTTGTCGTCTCCTACTGGCTCTTCTACGGTGTGCGCATCCTGGACGCCCGGGAGCGCAGCTACCAGGGCGTGGTGCAGTTTGCTGTGTCGCTGGTGGATGCCCTGCTCTTTGTGCACTACCTGGCCGTGGTCCTGCTGGAGCTGCGCCAGCTCCAGCCTCAGTTCACGCTCAAGGTCGTGCGCTCCACTGATGGGGCCAGCCGCTTCTACAATGTTGGCCATCTCAG CATCCAGCGCGTGGCAGTGTGGATCCTGGAGAAGTATTACCATGACTTCCCTGTCTACAACCCTGCCCTTCTCAACCTGCCCAAGTCCGTCCTGGCCAAGAAAGTGTCTGGCTTCAAGGTGTACTCCCTCGGAGAGG AAAACAGCACCAATAACTCCACGGGCCAGTCCCGGGCTGTGATTGCAGCGGCAGCCCGGAGGCGGGACAACAGCCACAACGAGTACTACTATGAGGAGGCTGAGCACGAACGGAGGGTGCGCAAGCGAAGGGCCAG GCTTGTGGTGGCAGTGGAGGAGGCCTTCACGCACATTAAGCGGCTGCAGGAAGAGGAGCAGAAGAACCCCAGGGAGGTGATGGACCCCCGGGAGGCAGCCCAGGCCATCTTCGCATCCATGGCCCGTGCCATGCAGAAGTACCTTCGGACCACCAAGCAGCAGCCTTACCACACCATGGAGAGCATCTTGCAGCACCTTGAATTCTGCATCACGCATGACATGACGCCCAAG GCCTTCCTGGAGCGGTACCTGGTGGCTGGACCCACCATCCAGTACCACAAAGAGCGCTGGCTGGCCAAACAGTGGACACTGGTAAGCGAGGAGCCAGTGACCAACGGGCTCAAGGATGGCATCGTCTTCCTCTTAAAACGCCAGGACTTCAGCCTGGTGGTCAGCACCAAGAAAGTCCCATTCTTCAAACTCTCTGAGGAATTTGTGGATCCCAAGTCGCACAAGTTTGTCATGAGGCTGCAGTCTGAGACCTCGGTGTGA